A segment of the Sphingobacterium oryzagri genome:
AACCCCGCACCCCATTTCTCTGACTCATAATTCATATTCGTACCCGATCCTACATAAGGAATCGCGTGACCCAAACCATAGTGTATAAAATATCCTTGATCTACATACACATTCACATTGCTATTTACCGATTCTTCTTTGGAGGTGGCAAATAAGAGGTTAAAACCTGCTACGTGATTAGCATCGATCTGATACGTTAATCCCGGTCTGATGGACAAGCCAAACTGTGTATTCTCTGCACGGATGTCGCGTTGTTTGGCGCCACTCGCCGCTTGATAATCCACACTCAAGCCTGCCGTCCATTTGTCTTTAAATACGGGCGAGGCGAGGTCAAATCCCATCGTATATAATTGATTTAACCAGTCGCTGGCATTGCTATCAATGATGTAGTACGGCATATCGCGAAATGGATCAATCAGCGAAGCATTATAGGTAGCATCTTCTCGAAACTGCCGATTGTACCGTATGAATCCTTGCAAGTAATAGTCGTCCAGCTGCGTATTGCCTGCCCCATAGATAGATTGGCTATTGATCTTCTGAGCCTGTTGGGGCCTTCTAAAATCTCCTTCCTCGATATCGTAAGTTGCCTGTACTTTCGAAAACTGAACCGGCTGATCACGGGTCAGTCCGGCCGGGTTAGCGGTATTTCTCCATGATCCTAAGCTATCCTGTATTTCTAGCCAATTTGGATTGATCTGTTTTATCTTCTGCTGTGCAACAGCTGTCTTGCTTAATGCCATAGCCGCCATTGCAAAAAATAAGATTTGGTATATTTTCATTGTTGTGAGATCTAACTATTAAAAAGCCCGTGACCAAGAAGGTATGCCTTGGCCATGGTAACGAAATTGCGGCACGACGTGTCTTTCAAAATCTTCTGTACTATTGTTGGTATCCATTAAAATGGGCGTACCATTGGCTCTTTGTCCAATTCGTTTGCGGCGCACGCCTAATGAATTATATGTTGCACCCACCCAAGTCATACTAGCGTCGAGCACCGTGGGCACCCTTTTGGCGGCAGACATGCTTTCATTATGCCCTGCCTCCACAGCATCCACTACATAGCGAATTGGGATTTTTGCGTACAGCGTTGTTCCAGTTGTCCCCAGATCTCTGGTTTGCAAGTTAGGATTGCCCACCGGATCATAGCTTTCATTTTCTGGGATGCGGAAGATGGCAAAAGCGCCGCCAAATACGGAAGTCAAGTATTGCGGCACAGTTCCTTTTGCTGCCCGACCGTTGTAAAATACGTGTTCCATATCTACCGCAGGTTGGTCAGGAAAACTAGGATTGTTCATATTGAACTCAAACTCCGATAACGAGGCATCGATTGGCGAGTTGGGGTTGTACTGTGGCAATTTGTGATTGGCGGCAAATTGCGCGATCGTAAACGATTCGCCCGGCTGTAGTGGGTAATCGCGACCCTTTCCCGGAATTTTCCAAACGCGCTGTGCGTAGGTATATGCGCCTTGATCCTCTTCTGGCCAGATCGGCAAATTCGTGGTCGCAATGGTCGGGTGCAAATTCGCAAAGTGCAGCCCATCTACGTACACCAGTTCATTGGAATTATTTGTGATTTCGTAAAACTGATTTCTAAAATAAAATGGCGCTGTCCCCGCATAGAAAATCTCGCTAATAGCAAGCGGTCCTACTTTGGCTCCATCAATATTGACCTTCACATGTTGATTGCCTGGCACGAGTAATACATTAGCTACGCTACCTTTCAAAAGGTATTTTTCAGTACCAAACAGCAATTCTCCATCTAAGTTAATCGTGTACAGCCCTGGGATAATGCTATCTATCGTCGTTACGCCAGCTTGTAGCGTAGTGCTGATCTGGTGTTTTTCGGTGTAGTTTGTCAACGTAATGGGAAGTCCGTCGGTAGAGGAAATTCCTGACAGCACGGGGATTGCTTCGATATCGACTGCTAAATAATCGATGGTCTTAGTATCCAGCGAATCGGTGATTTTCTGACAGGAAATGCTGCATAGCGCTACACCTATAGCGATGAGCAATGGAATAAATGTATTGTTTTTCATAACAGTATATTAGAGATTGACACCAACTTTGAACCCGAAGAAGAAGGGAATATTTCGGCGGTAATACACCGAAGAAATACGATCCGACTGCGCATTTTGATAATACCGAAACAGGTTGTTGGCAAAGAATGAAAGCCGCATAAAGTCTTTGATATCTTTGGTGAGGTTGATGTTGAAGTTCACGAGCGGTGGCAGGCTTTCTCTTTGTTCGGTGGTGCGCACTACAGGACGCGATATCGCAGTAAATTCTGGTGTATTCAGATCTACACCATCCAGATCGTACACCAATCCGTCGAATTTACTGATGTACTTTTGCGGGATAGAATCGTTTCCATACACAGTCCAGTCCGATTCGTTCCAGATAATATCGGTGGTTAACGTGATTGCCAAACCAATCTTTGGAATGTTGTGCGTTGCTTTCAAAGTCGAGACCACGGAGCTAACATTTTGCTGGATCATCGCGGGCTGGTACAGCCCAATATGTGTTCTACTTTGTGCTCCTGCCCCACTTTGACCGTCATAAAACGTATAATCCGTACTGTAGGTTTTTTCTTTGATATATGCTCCATACACACTAAACTGCGTACGTATGCGCTGTATCCGTGCCAGATCCAGTTGAAATTCCAGACCCTGCTTATCAATCGCCATATTGTTGGTAGGCATATTGAATTTTGCCAGCACCGGATCTGCCGATATCTCAGTCAGCACCCTGTTATCTCCTACCCGTTCGTATTGTTTGTATTCTACCGGGCGGAAAGAATGAATCGTTGGCGAGATCGCATAACCGTTTTTTAACTTTTCGCTAAATGCGGTCACCGATAGTATGGATTTGTTGAAGCGAAGATCAATGCCTACTTCTTGCTTGCGATTGGAGGCAATTTTTAAGGCACTATTTTCGGTATTGAACGCGCGCGTAGTGGTCATAAAGATCGCATCTGCCGAACCTGTTGGAATTTCGTTGATATTGATATAATCGAAGTATGCATTCTCCGGATATAGATACAGTAAGCTTGGCGCTTTGGCCATCACCCCATATCCTGCGCGAATCATGAGCACTTCGGGCAAGATCTCAAATGAAGCGTTTGCGCGTGGCGCAATGATGGATCTATTTTGCGAAAAACGATCATATCGCAGCCCTGCCGATACGCGTAGCAAGCGATCCATGATCCGCGTGGTCATATTATCTTCTAAATAAAACCCCAGTTGAGTGACTGCTGGGATATCCGAATATTTTCGGTTTCGGTACGAAGAGTTCACATATTGAAGATCTCGGTATGGTGGTAAGCTATCTGCAAAGGTTTTACCTGCACCAAAGTTCTTATCCGATCGGAAATCGCCACCCAGCAGCCAACTATGTTGTGTGCCACCTAACTGATTAAAAAAGTTGGCCGTAGCCGATAGAAAGGTGCTAAACTCCTTCCCTTCTATATGATGCACACCCAAATAGGTACTTGGCAAGTACACCGCATATTTATCTTCCTCTCCCAGCGGAATATGCGTGATCTGCTCTCCATCTTCGTTATACAAGCTTTCGCCAGGCGTATTGGTTAGAATTGCACCATCCGTATACGTCATACCATACGCCGCATTAGCCGCTGTATATTGTTCTTGGTAGTGCGATCTTTTGGAATTGTAGGATAGCCGACCGGCATAATCTATTTTTCGCAACCAAGTCGTGCCGGGCATTTGATAGGAACCCATGCTGTTGATCGCTATGCCTGTTTCCTTGCCCGAAGATTTAGTTCTAGTGATCTCATCATCTGGGTTTAACCTGCGCCCATCATTGGATACGTGGAAATCAATACCTGTCGTACTGCTCAATCGCTCGTTGAAAAAGAAATTGCTGTATAAGGCATTGATGGTCGCTCGCTGATAATAGCGATAGGCTTGTACCGGATCGTTGGTGTTGTAGGCATAGGTTCCGCCCAGGTTGATCGCACCACTACGATCATCTAGCGCGATGCCTTTGGAAGCGCTCAGGCTGTACAGATTGGGATTGGTATTGGCTTCTACAAAAAGCGGTTGTCTTCCTGCGCGCTGATTGACGATCACCGCTCCCGACGCCAGATCTCCATATTTTACACCCGGCACACCGCGGATCACTTCTACGGATTCCACATTATACATCGGAATAGACCTGGAATCAATACCGCCACGAGGTGGTGCGCCACCTCCTAAGGCGGATGCACCACCGTTCATCACTGGAGATAGCGTTTGCAAATTAGCATTATTCGAGATTGGTGAGCCATTCATCACGATGGATGTACCAAATGCATTCGCATCCATGTATCGATCGATCGCGGCATTTTTGTCTTTTACAACCGATCTGATATTGATCAATCGTGAAGCATCGTTGTTTAGATCTGGATTGACCGTGATACCGCCCGGCACTAAAGACATAATATCGGCCAAACTATTGGCCTGCAAATGCTCAATAGCATTTCGGTTAATAACGGAGGTGGACCCCAAGCCCGATTGCGATGGTTTGGCCACTACATCAACGTTCTCTAATCGGAATGAATTGTCGGCTAAGCGTAGCATCAGGGGCTGCGTTGGTCTATTTTGAATCAAAGTATCCAGCGTGACTTTGCCGACATAGCTAATCACCAGTCGGAATGATTCGTCGGGGATATGGTTAAATCTAAACTTACCCTCGTTATCGGTATTGACTGTTAGATTGTACGGCAAAATACTTACCGAAGCCGACTTTAATGGCTGCGATGCAGCAGCAGATTGCTCGTAAACCGTTCCCTCCACAGCCGCTTTTCTTTGAGCTTGCGCATGCTGCGGATAGGCGCTAAATAGTAAGATCGTGGCAAGTGCAAGTACTTGCATAGATCTCCGTAAAGTAATATTGAAAAACATATAATTTCTAAGGTTAAGTTTGATGACCCCATTCATATTCGCGCAAAGATAAACACAAATCTATCAAATGCAATTATGTTGCAATAAATTACTAACCATCGTTAGGTGTAGCCCCCAAGGTTGATAAATCCCTCGGTCGTAAACAAATTAAATAGCAACAGCTTAGCAAATGACGTATGTGGTTAATAACCGGTTGGTTAGATAAAATGCCTGAAGCGGATAGCTTCAGGTATTTTTTGTATTACGCTAATATATCTGTTCGGTTTGTGAGACAGAGGAAGTTATTTACGTGGAAGTATTCTTCAGACTTTATGTCTGAGAAATATTAGCAGCAATTACCAATGAACTTTAATGATTTATCATTAATTGAATCTATTATTTTTGTCACGATCACTCCCTTTGTGAGAGGTTTTTAAAATGATTCTAAAATCAACCTGCTAACTGAGTATTTAATTTAAACTTATTATTCCCTTGGCACTATAGTGCATATACATCAATACACTTATACACTATTACATCATTATTTCTTGTAATATATCTTATGCTATAGCGACTTTGTGACGTGGTATTTATATAGATGCTTGTTTTAAAAACGTACTTTCGCCATCAGTTAA
Coding sequences within it:
- a CDS encoding DUF4876 domain-containing protein, producing MKNNTFIPLLIAIGVALCSISCQKITDSLDTKTIDYLAVDIEAIPVLSGISSTDGLPITLTNYTEKHQISTTLQAGVTTIDSIIPGLYTINLDGELLFGTEKYLLKGSVANVLLVPGNQHVKVNIDGAKVGPLAISEIFYAGTAPFYFRNQFYEITNNSNELVYVDGLHFANLHPTIATTNLPIWPEEDQGAYTYAQRVWKIPGKGRDYPLQPGESFTIAQFAANHKLPQYNPNSPIDASLSEFEFNMNNPSFPDQPAVDMEHVFYNGRAAKGTVPQYLTSVFGGAFAIFRIPENESYDPVGNPNLQTRDLGTTGTTLYAKIPIRYVVDAVEAGHNESMSAAKRVPTVLDASMTWVGATYNSLGVRRKRIGQRANGTPILMDTNNSTEDFERHVVPQFRYHGQGIPSWSRAF
- a CDS encoding DUF6850 family outer membrane beta-barrel protein, with the translated sequence MKIYQILFFAMAAMALSKTAVAQQKIKQINPNWLEIQDSLGSWRNTANPAGLTRDQPVQFSKVQATYDIEEGDFRRPQQAQKINSQSIYGAGNTQLDDYYLQGFIRYNRQFREDATYNASLIDPFRDMPYYIIDSNASDWLNQLYTMGFDLASPVFKDKWTAGLSVDYQAASGAKQRDIRAENTQFGLSIRPGLTYQIDANHVAGFNLLFATSKEESVNSNVNVYVDQGYFIHYGLGHAIPYVGSGTNMNYESEKWGAGLQYEYHGLWNLLLSTNYAIAAETANIGFLDGRTQGSILTRQSESSLRATRENTVFAHQIVLNYAFKLGEGTEYWNEFVPGLESDGYINRHKAVRSTYSNSFGEASYTLIKKTEDGYDWKLRGQASYRKRDDQYLLPQSTFGMSYLNYALSFDKMINSRNATYTLGGKIGNGHSLSGDYRYGGERADELPVQELMRSDLNFFTTDFLSIEIPFTYSLQVDNKHIHNFYVQAVGSWFDARSTEYQNRKKITLSVGAIF
- a CDS encoding TonB-dependent receptor produces the protein MQVLALATILLFSAYPQHAQAQRKAAVEGTVYEQSAAASQPLKSASVSILPYNLTVNTDNEGKFRFNHIPDESFRLVISYVGKVTLDTLIQNRPTQPLMLRLADNSFRLENVDVVAKPSQSGLGSTSVINRNAIEHLQANSLADIMSLVPGGITVNPDLNNDASRLINIRSVVKDKNAAIDRYMDANAFGTSIVMNGSPISNNANLQTLSPVMNGGASALGGGAPPRGGIDSRSIPMYNVESVEVIRGVPGVKYGDLASGAVIVNQRAGRQPLFVEANTNPNLYSLSASKGIALDDRSGAINLGGTYAYNTNDPVQAYRYYQRATINALYSNFFFNERLSSTTGIDFHVSNDGRRLNPDDEITRTKSSGKETGIAINSMGSYQMPGTTWLRKIDYAGRLSYNSKRSHYQEQYTAANAAYGMTYTDGAILTNTPGESLYNEDGEQITHIPLGEEDKYAVYLPSTYLGVHHIEGKEFSTFLSATANFFNQLGGTQHSWLLGGDFRSDKNFGAGKTFADSLPPYRDLQYVNSSYRNRKYSDIPAVTQLGFYLEDNMTTRIMDRLLRVSAGLRYDRFSQNRSIIAPRANASFEILPEVLMIRAGYGVMAKAPSLLYLYPENAYFDYININEIPTGSADAIFMTTTRAFNTENSALKIASNRKQEVGIDLRFNKSILSVTAFSEKLKNGYAISPTIHSFRPVEYKQYERVGDNRVLTEISADPVLAKFNMPTNNMAIDKQGLEFQLDLARIQRIRTQFSVYGAYIKEKTYSTDYTFYDGQSGAGAQSRTHIGLYQPAMIQQNVSSVVSTLKATHNIPKIGLAITLTTDIIWNESDWTVYGNDSIPQKYISKFDGLVYDLDGVDLNTPEFTAISRPVVRTTEQRESLPPLVNFNINLTKDIKDFMRLSFFANNLFRYYQNAQSDRISSVYYRRNIPFFFGFKVGVNL